Below is a window of Leptidea sinapis chromosome 4, ilLepSina1.1, whole genome shotgun sequence DNA.
agaatcggtcaagccgtttcgaaggggTTAAAATACAAACACCGCgaaatgagaattttatatattagatttatagtGGGTGCCAAAGCAAATGTTTCAAGACATTTTTTAACCAAAACGTGAAGAATAAATCAGAAAATCCACAACGTAATAGTAAAATAACCTGAGGTAAGTAAGGTAGAGATACTCTCTCTACACTTTAATTCATCGGATGTGAATAATTCATCGCACACGAAGCCATTAGTTCATCCTTAATATTCAGGGTCGGCGCGGGGCGGTGCCACTCCCGACGCGAGCGATActtcatttattaaaaacaactcgACACTTCAATAATTAGCAAACACGGTTTTTTTGCTTCCAGATTAATGGATCTTGCGCTCATGATTTATATTAACTTCGGCTTTTATACTAGAGGTATGTATGAGTTGATTTGGTTAACATTTGAATTTCGAGAAATTGCTTTCTGGCGGCCGCGGTGGTACGATTGAGGGTGATTAATGAGCTTCCGAATTGTTTCTTTATGTTTCCAGGCTGAGGGTTTTATAAATGATAAGTAGAAACAAGTAATACAAACCTACTTCGTTGCTTTTTGTATTCCGTTCTCGGTGATTTGTTGTTCTATTTGGATATTTATGAATACAGTCATTTACTTGAGCTCACAACCGCAGAAAGGGCTCTTTCAACTGAAACTCGATGGAAACCGCTTTTCTCTCTTTATATTGACGTATATTGGTATCAAGTAGTGAAATAATATACACATTTATTTTCAGGAAATAAGCACATAGTAACACACAATTATAAAAGCCTGTGGCGATTTTGATTTTATCCCTCCTATAAacccatttcattcatgttACCAGTGAAGGCCGAGTGGAGGGTTGGTGGCGACCGCGTATAGCTTGTACTAAGTCACGTGTATTGTTTGACGTTTGTTTGAAAAGAAAAATTCTGTCCACTTATTGAGCGTCTGTCAACCGCAGGTAGTGATTGACGCCgaatttgatacattttttgCAAAGACTCACGATATTGGCACGGACCCGTAGCACCACCGTGTAAGACTTAATGGTATCGAAAACTTTAAGGATTCGGGCTCTCATTTCCTCCTCAGTGTCACAAGTTTTGTGTATCCGCAAATGTAAAAGTCGACCGCAGTGAGGCCAGGAGACAGCATTCAAGACCTCGCCTGATCCAACGTATAACTCTTTCTGGAGATATTGTCGAATGGCGAGCGCAGCCCtgtcatgtttttatttaagtttaagtggTGTCGCCGTATTTTATTGCATACACATGTTAAATATACTACAGGAATATTGTAATACAGTGTATACCTAGGtagcactgaaaatgtttagaaaatgaaaaacggcttaatgtagaaagttgccaatacttttattgtttttcgaaattATCTCCGTTCCTTTCtgcacatcgtcgcattcgatgaaACCACTGAGAATAGCATTCTTCCTCAGGGGTCTGGTCTATgccattttcgtacgctttcaccgcatctccagggctcgtaaagcgaatacctcgaattttatctttagttattGGGAATAAACAAAAGTCACAGGGCGCCAGGTCAAGattgtatggcggatgactcattatctcgacacctgccatagtcaaatattcaacagtccgttttgtgGAGTGCGCTGAATTTTTTCCTAGCCAACAGGCAAACAGCAATTGACATAGCAGTCTGCAGCAACTGTCCTTACATCTTCtagcgaaatgacctttccgaccaaagaatgatgCTATCatattttttccttgacttcttcctttctttatcTTAGtaggccgatcctcgaaaggaaacacccactgagccgATCGTCTTTTGGTTTCAGGTTAGTAgtaatatatccagctttcatcacttgtgacgatgtcaaatacagcatttgagtcaccgccgttgaacgtAACCGTAAGataaaagtcgtgaaaggagtcatgccctttatttataagaaactactgcatatttagtttttaaaatttcttgaacttttgacgaaAACTGACCCCAATGATTGtccaaaaaaattacatcaataACGACAACATAACGATCAATTTTCGCAAAGAAATGTATTACTAACATTTAAAGGAAATaccaaattttttgttttattatttttacacggaaGAAAACTCACCTTCTGTTCAaactttttgttagaaattttacttttttgttgaTCTTCTATCGAGGATAAATCCTATCATGGTATCAAATTGGTATCAAATGCAGAAAGGTCATTAGAGTGACGTATAAACATATGCATGCATGCAAAAAAAAGTCTATATTTGCAgtttttggtttcttataaatcgagggtaTGACTAAGCACGACTATTGTCTctgtctcgtagtttccgacttggccatcaccgcccttctcaaaaaaccaccttgAATATTATATGCAATTTTGTTCGATGACTTTTTGTCATCTTATACGTAAGCAACATGATCCCGTTGCTGTAGATAATTTTGGACTTTTGTTCAAAAAAACTTGACAAGTAGTTTTTTCATTCCTCTCTTAACGTTGTCTTGAGACTGCTTAAAAAATTTCGAAAGGACTGACAGTCTCTTTGAAATCTGTAGGTTCAATATCAGGGCTATATTGCGGACGCATTAGCGCCTCTCTGTCAAACTCTCATATGTGGCTTCTCGGTAGACAGATTGCCTTATCGTTATCTAACAAATATCTATCTAACGAAGGGTACATTACTTCATAATAAAACTGTACGATCTGTACATGGAATCCAACTGCGGTCGACAGCCAGCAAATCTAACATGATGATGATCTAGAGAGCTCAAAACAGCATACTAAGGGTACTTTCATCAGTGCCTTGTTACGCTCGAAAGTCGGAAATCCATGAGACCCTGGAAATCCCAATCATTTTTGATGAAGTAAAACGATACTCAACCAGCTATAAGCTATCTCACCCAAGCCCGTCATCCAATATGCTCTTGCAGCCAAATCACATTAGCAGACTCAAGAGTGCCATGCGCGACCAAACTAGGGGAGATGGACTAGTGGTTCCACCTTGCCAAACCTTGAACACTGATCGCAGGTCTAAATGAGAACCTAAACAATAGGTAACGTTGTGTGTGATGTAGAGTAACCTTTTATTGATCAATTCCGACCGCTTTCCGCTTATTGATGGTCGTAGCGATGCGAGTCGATAGTATGGTCAAAGGTAATACTAAACAATGCCATTCTAATCCCGAATCACGTATTGCGAGTTAGCCCGGTTTTGTCACAGACTGTGAAGCCTGAAATTCCACAATTCAATTCAAGTTTATTGCCGTTTGTTTGTTATGTGTGAGCAGTTTGTGCGTCACCTGCATAAACTAACCACCCCTTATTGCAAAGCGTGCTATTAACacaaagaaaatttgaaaataattgtttagatttgcaagagcgacatctcaagtcaatttcctaatatgcaaatgttggggttgagcaggtcctgtaaagtagatcctgttgatgaagccacaatctgagagttgaacgaagcatacaagattttgtcaacgatacgtcactcgaacggttggctcagttagaagagcgctcgcacggaacgcgagaggtcaggttttttttttatggaagaggaggacaggtccggccacacatggagtattgctgtcatctctggtctggcgcaccccagtatctgctcgatccatttgaccgcgtgcaacgtagagcatcttgaattgtcggggactcagtgctctgtgaacggctggatctcttggcattgcgtagagacgtcgcttcaatgtgtgtcttctaccgcatttatcacggggagtgttccgaagagctgtttaacctgattcctgccgccgaattccaccttcgcacgacacgccacaagttaggatatcatccccaccatctggatgtgtggcggtgcggttttcaaggagctatctccctcgtactacaaagctgtggaatgagcttccttgtacggtgtttccgggacgatacgacatggataccttcaaaaaaaaacgcgtacaccttccttaagggcaggcaacgctcttgtgattcctctggtgttgcaagagaatgtgggcggcggtgatcacttaacaccaggtgacccgtatgctcgtttgtcctcctattctataaaaaagaatatccgtcgacaacgacctgtatgctacgcccagtgaggaagctgtaggtccacttgcacaagctctcgggaagcccaaatgatggaagttatgagaggagcgccttgtgccatacgcgatcaaaggccttcgctatatccaggctaactgccaggccttctcccttgctttcaatagcagccgcccatctatgtgttaggtataccagaaggtCACCTGCCGTccgaccatggtgaaagccgtactgtcggtcgttgtcaactgatgaccctctaggtatgATTTttgagagcagggaggtaatagcaataggcctgtagtttgatggatccgaactgtccccttttttggatcggatagaCAAGAGCTGACTTCCATGATTCTGGGAATACGCCTTttaaataagagtgccggaataaacgcgttagcaccggcgtcaactcaggggcacacgttctaagcacgattggagaaatgccatccggcccgcttgacttcctgacgtccaatgaaaacagagctcgcctaacagttttctgtgtgaactgtacttcaggcatagagctctgacaccgcgggattttattttattttattttacaactatagaaaacttacagctagatacatattaaaaattaatctattaTACAGCAGAtagctatttacaagttttcacaaataataacaatttattctGTATAGTCGTTTacctacattaaatataatattatataacctaccttgctttatataaaaaaagtttttatttacttgactTCTAAATTGAAATGGTGTCGTCTTGAATAAGTCAAGATCGTATTCACTATTAACTTCATTATAAAgtttgcatgctcttataagaaaactgttctgtctataattacattttgctGATTGTATTTCTAGTAGGTTGCCCCGCCTTTAGGAGCTGACAGTGGTTCGTAAGCCAATCTGCTCTAGCAGTTCTGCACAGTTAACTCTACCGTTTGctatatttagtatataagtAATGTCTGCAACACGTCGTCTTTCTTGGAGaggcaaaaaattaaatttttgacagCGTGACATGTAATTATGGTAATAGTTTTTTGTACGGAATTGTAAGTAACGTATGAATCTTTTCTGTATTGATTCAATGCGGTTAATGTACACATTATAAACTGGATTCCATACTTGAGATGCGTATTCTAGATGGCTACGAACGTAAgcacagtataatattttcatcagtTTAATTGATGTTAGTTCCGAACACATCCTTATGATAAACCCTAATGTTTTATTAGCCTTAATGAGGATGGTCGGCAGTGTTTTtctgttgtcgtcaagagtcgagttggaggcaaaaagagcgcacaagagatcggctttctcttttgccgtatgggccaggttgtcattcctcatgtgcaacggcggcagggatggctggttgaagttaccaagagcagctttcgacaacgaccagaacttgcgtgttccggtcgggtagctggaaagctgctcgccgattttgacgatttGCTTCGATTTCGCAAGGGCgagttgccgcttaaaaaatctggaggcacggttatatttcctcttaagaactttgcagttcagatcccttgtgcccagcgccgcaacccaagttcaatacgcctgttttttgcagtcagatgctgctttaactgacgcatcgaaccagggctgtgatctgccaccgatcggtactacagagcttggtataaaaatatccatgccctgcattatcacatcggctactgcaacggcgcaggcactaggatcatccgaagggatacaaaccttgccccaagggtaggatgcaaaaaaggaacgcaacctatcccaatctgctgacttgtagtgccaaacgcggcgggtcgctggtggtctgcgacgttggcgtcggataggcactagacttctgaccaggcaatggtcggacgttccgagaggggcgtcgacaaagacctggtaaccatcgggatgtcaAGTCAGCAGAAGaactaataaggacggcatgtggctatccacatccgggagccgcgttggcgactcaaccaattgggatagACCAACAGGTTTGTTCCCGAAGCggtctagtatattagatatgacatcaaaaagaattctaaaatcttgagaaaataaattccatttatgtatttttatacataaataaattttcttttgtcTGATAGGCTTGTGTCGATTGATTtaagttcataaaaaaattgtcaggaCAGCTTACAAAACCACACGCGTCAcgtaaaaaattatcacattcAGAGGGATATAAAGAACGCTATTCATTGTATTCTACagataaatgaatattttccgAGCACATCTTATGAAGAATTACTCGACGTACGCAAATGTTCATGCTAATGTGTTATATGCAGGGTACCAATTTGTATGATTGtgagaaaaaaataaacatttagcCGCGAAAATTGTTTATTTGAGGAAATTGtatacttcagtttatgttaCCCAGTCTCATTACCTCTTACAGTCTCCAGGACCGTAAGTTAAGGTTAAgggttaaattaaatattaattcaattcaatGAAACATTCTCTTCtaataatcatattaataaaataatatatataaatatgttgatATAAGCATCGTGTTTTAATATTCCTTAAAATTGTCACACAATCACTTACAGACACTGTCATATGtaatctttaaatatttttaaatattatataatactagctgacccagcaaacgttgtattgccgatattaaaatcgcgatacaaaagtaactgttgatcgtagatgggtgaaaatttgaagttgtatgaagttgtattttttaaggctgactcataatcaaacaaatttgaaaaaaatgtcaaaaaattaaaaaaaaaatccgtgtggaccacccttaacatttagggggatgaaaaatagatgttggccgattctcagacctactcaatatgctcacaaaatttcatgagaatcggtcaagccgtttcggaggagtacgggaacgaacattgtgacacgagaattttatatataagactagctgccccgacagccgttgttctgtagatactgttttataggaaattgtcaataatatttcaaaacatcaagaattatttcgtaaaaatgctccctgttgttataatgaaattgtttcacagcggaattgtcaaaccgtgcttcactaaattctcttatagaaaatatgtgcatacaaaacaaatattgaaaatcaaaataattatggctaataatcgaaataaaaactatcctatctctcaagttggaccaaactgcactccatgaagcaatccccattaaaatccgttcattagtttaggagtccatcgcggacaaacaacgtgtcacttaatttatatatattttaattaaagatttataaaaataaatttttataagatttataaaaatacgtgCGTATATGCGTGCCATACTTTACGTAATTTGAGTCAGGTGGcatgttaaggcgaagagtaagcagaaaacacgcaaacatggtgtttttagacaagtattgtggtgaaagtatagcatttcaagctatgaacactacttaatgctgttacacatatccttaagtcttatttgtaggttgctaatacttgctgttggttatagttaacactgcctttttgaactaacacttttctttgaagttaaacaagttttttggcatggcgagacgcatttttttggtacttctctcagaaaagttattcttatagcttgtacttttttctgtaggttcatttattcagattagtagtaaataacgaggattgtaagcatataaactgtttcccactcaagaatttttaaaatattggctttgttacattcatggcgggccggcagccgtgaaatcatatcgctcaaggtcgctggcatttagtgtcgccttaatacgCTCGTGTAAATTAGTTAATAACGATGTATTGGATACTTCGTTATCTCTATCATGAAAAGCATGCCATGAAATCGATTCAATTGTGTTCACACTACATGAATATTGTTTGTGAATAAACTACttactattatttttcatgACTACGTTACTAGTCTTTCAAGATATAATGTGCTTGCAGAagatttaacaaaattatgatataatagaaaatcatttattcacctATGTGATGAAAAATTCCTTTTAAAAATCATCTCAAAGCTATAATTTTTCTCTAAAACACggttttatatgtataataatcaTTGAAACATTACTATAGTAACAATATAGCCTCTCAATAAAGATTTATATCaactttttatttctattgtaCGTTGTATTTGAGatcagttattttttaatagtaattcAATTTGTGTCTTGTGAAGTAAGCGAAGATGGTACAAATGTGCGGAACATTGAAAACTCACTCGAGATATCCGAAGCTATAGTCCTAGTTGTAACAGAATCACTATGTCCCTTCATCATGTCTATTTCATAATTCAGATCTTCTAAAGCGTTTCTCAAGTCATCCCTAGTAAAATTTAGATTTGGAATATAGTGATATTGAAGAAGCTGTTTGAGCGCATGAAGCATGGAATTAGTACATACATCTACTGCTGTTATggtatttcttttataataatattgacacattcttacacaaattatcttgccgcaaactaggcatagcctgtactacggttgcaagacaacgatatatttaatacaatatacttacttaaacttatataaattcaaataaacatccatgactcggaaacaaacatatgaATTCATCATAAATGATTggatctaccgggattcgaacacgggacctctagctcagtagggaGGGTaactaaccactgagctatagCGGTCGACGACGTTGCAATCAgcaatataatttgaaaatctGTGTTAACTGAATTATCCTTTCTTCTACATATTATACACGTAAAAAACTCTCCTGTGAGCTTCATgatgatttaattaaaaataatagattgTTTACAAAACAGAGTGAATTGATGCTGAATTGAAATAccatgttttattaatttcaaacagTATGTCTTCGCTACTGATAAACAACATTCCAAGTACTGAACGTATTACGTGGTCCTTGAGACCAGCAGTGACATGAATAAAACATATTGACGGTCgttcaaataaaacacaattgATGAATAGGAAAGcaacttaaaaagtatttactttataaacataGGTAGTAATTATTTCACTTGTAACGTAGATGTCTTAAAGAAATAGTCTGCCTCAGAATCATACCAGTCTAGCACTCTTTTATCGTACCACACATAGGCGCCTTTCAACGTGTCGGGAGCATCGAGGGCCAGATACACCGGAGTCTCCGCTGCTTCGTCGATGCTGTAGAAGCCAACTCCGTTCGTCATAGAGGTCCTCACCAGCCCAGGGTGCATAGAATTCACACAAATATTTCTTTCTTCCATTTCCCTTTGCTGTAGCATAGTTATCGCACTCAAGGCAACCTTGGCCACTCTGTAACCGGCCATGGTGCCTTCATCTGCAAAGTCCTCTTTCTTAAACGTGCCATTTCTGCAGTTCTCGAGGAACCAATCAACAAATTCGTTAATGTCGTCAACATTCAAATTTTTCTTGGATAGTCTTTGAATCCATTTTTTGTTTCTGATGTTTGACAGGTGACCACAGTCGCTGGATATGTTCACGATTCTTCCGTTATCACGAATGAGTGGAAACAGGAGATCCTGAAGTATAAGAAtacttttgtaatttatatctacaatatatttattttcttcataGGTGGTGTAGGGGTCTGAACAGTTCGCGACGGCTGCGTTATTGATGAGGATATCGAGTCCACCATGTGACCGCTTTATGTGATCTCTGAACCGCGACACACTCTGTACATCTGTGATATCGAGCTGATGATATCTCGGTTGGAGATCCAACTTGTTCAACTCTTCAACCGCTGTCCGTCCTCGGGTTTCGTCTCGAGAGGTTAGATACACAACGCCCTCAAATCTTTTACAGAGAGCCTTGACGATCGCGAACCCGATGCCCTTGTTGGCACCGGTGACGACCGCTACTCGTTCACTCATCCCTGCGACGGTGTACGACGGTGTCAAGTATAAGACTGTGTAATTGAAGGTGACTACGATGTTTGTTCATCGCACATCACATGTTTATATAGGCCGCGCTCGGGCAAATGTTATCAATGAGATTGTGAGTTAGCGTGTACTCGCGCGCTGATTATGTTTGCTTTTAGTGAAATTGATATCAGATAATTAAGTAATAGTCaagcaaatattatatatacaacgAAAGCAGAGCTTGTTCATACAAATTAGTTTATCATTAACAGATtgccttgttttttttttgcgcccatacAAAGGGAAAGGgttaccctccgggataacgacgggagggaggtggtgaatgctcatgctcacgcagacttaggctgcgttggttatgtgggactcacgtaaaacctaagtACCTAACCACAAAACACCTCCCTGAGATTGTATTTGGGAAattgccctctaagccttcatcgaaggcgaccttctcttggagAGAGAGAGgagcaagcggcactccctatggagtatccacTGGGTTGAAAGATTGTCTTGATATATTCTTAGAATTGTATGAAAATACTGCCTATCACAACATGTTCTACAACAATATTATTACTACTAGCGGCGCCCGAGACTTGCCCGGGTGTGAGGCTCCTATTTtagccgtgaagcactaatacgtaagcattactgtgtttcggtctgaagggcgccctagctagtgaaattactgggcaaatgagacttaacatcttaatttttaatttttgggtctttcaagaatcctgagcggcactgcattgtaatgagcagggcgtatcaattaccatcagctgaacgtccggctcgtctcgtcttgTGATTTTGAAAGGTAAGTGAACGATACTTGCCGATTTTGCtaggaatcatgagggtagttgtacgtgctccactatccgatgacacaagtcgcgcttgggttgacaagcggacAGAGGCAATTGATCTTTGCTCGGGTGTGGTCGGTAGCACTTCATAATATGTAAACCGTGTTTACCCTGAGTGATAATCAGTGGTCATCCAGTCTAGTGTTGACGTTCAACACTAGTGTCtacatataaaatttgcaagcttgcgatcgccagtgaCGTTAGTGGATTACATTTTACTTCTTTTCTCATAattcttggttgattgcaagtgcctacataaattcatttatttaacgaGCCAAAACCGGCGACtataggaaaccttaatacagtCGCAGATATTATTCCTGACCCCGAACATTGGCCTCCAGAGCCTGATATTGGCCTAGGTAGTCGGACAAAAGCAAAATGCTCTGTTACATGTCGACTATAACAGCAGTGCACCCGCGGCCGCCGGCCGGGATCCTCTCCCTGCACCGCCCGCGCCTGCTGACGCGCCAATCATGCACTCTGCCACTCATCGTTATCAGATAGCAAACAATATTCCGTTATATTAGGTACGGCTATAGTTAACGTTGTTGATGTTTTCGGTAATGAGCAGCAGTGTCGTGTATTAATCGACTCAGACGCACAATCTAactttattactattaattGTTTAGAGCGGTTAGGTTTAAGACGTTATAAATGTccttacaatatttatggcttatcggatgaaaatgtaaaaacgtATGGTATGACGACATGTACATTAAAACCTAGGTATAACTGTGTTCCGGTATTCACAATAGATGCCGTAATCCTTTCAAAAATAACTTCTGATTTACCCACATCtaatatttcagaaaatattgttaaaaaatacaataatttacttttagCGGATCCTTTCTTTTACAGACGTtctgtaattgatattattttatcggAAGACGTTTTTCCACACATTTATGATGGAAATCGAATCGTATTCGGTCCCTCCCTTCCGTGTGCGTTGAGTGGCGTATTCGGGTACGTAAG
It encodes the following:
- the LOC126979796 gene encoding carbonyl reductase [NADPH] 3-like; the encoded protein is MSERVAVVTGANKGIGFAIVKALCKRFEGVVYLTSRDETRGRTAVEELNKLDLQPRYHQLDITDVQSVSRFRDHIKRSHGGLDILINNAAVANCSDPYTTYEENKYIVDINYKSILILQDLLFPLIRDNGRIVNISSDCGHLSNIRNKKWIQRLSKKNLNVDDINEFVDWFLENCRNGTFKKEDFADEGTMAGYRVAKVALSAITMLQQREMEERNICVNSMHPGLVRTSMTNGVGFYSIDEAAETPVYLALDAPDTLKGAYVWYDKRVLDWYDSEADYFFKTSTLQVK